From Klebsiella electrica, the proteins below share one genomic window:
- the dsdC gene encoding DNA-binding transcriptional regulator DsdC, which yields MDVAKEIGNRLLNGWQLSKLYTFEVAARHESFALAAEELSLTPSAVSHRMNQLEEELGIQLFVRSHRKVELTHEGRRVFWALKSSLDSLNQEILDIKNQELSGTLTVYSRPSIAQCWLVPALGDFTRRYPSISLTVLTGNDNVNMQRAGIDLALYFDDLPSSQLTHHYLMDEAIVPVCTADYARQHQLQQNPDNLQHCTLLHDRQAWSNDSGTDEWFSWAQHFGVNLPQSSGIGFDRSDLAVIAAMNHVGVAMGRKRLVQKRLASGELIAPFGEMTLKCHQHYYVTTLAGRQWPKIDAFIHWLQSLVR from the coding sequence ATGGATGTCGCTAAAGAGATAGGTAACCGGCTGCTCAACGGCTGGCAACTGTCAAAGCTGTATACCTTTGAGGTCGCTGCGCGCCATGAATCTTTCGCCCTGGCGGCGGAAGAGCTATCGCTGACTCCCAGCGCAGTGAGCCACCGGATGAATCAGCTGGAGGAAGAGCTGGGTATTCAGCTCTTTGTGCGCTCTCATCGGAAAGTGGAGTTAACCCATGAGGGGCGGCGGGTGTTCTGGGCGCTGAAATCTTCGCTGGACAGTCTGAACCAGGAGATTCTGGATATCAAAAATCAGGAACTGTCAGGCACGCTGACCGTCTACTCACGCCCGTCGATAGCCCAGTGCTGGCTGGTACCGGCGCTCGGCGACTTTACCCGCCGCTATCCGTCGATATCGCTTACCGTCCTCACCGGCAACGATAATGTGAATATGCAGCGGGCGGGCATCGATCTGGCGCTCTATTTCGACGATCTGCCTTCATCACAATTAACCCACCATTATCTGATGGATGAAGCGATCGTACCGGTTTGCACGGCGGACTATGCCCGGCAGCATCAGCTCCAGCAAAACCCCGATAATCTGCAGCATTGCACCCTGCTGCACGATCGCCAGGCCTGGAGCAATGATTCCGGCACCGACGAATGGTTTAGCTGGGCGCAGCACTTTGGGGTTAATTTGCCGCAATCGTCGGGCATTGGCTTCGATCGTTCAGATTTGGCGGTGATTGCCGCGATGAACCATGTTGGCGTGGCGATGGGGCGTAAACGGCTGGTACAAAAGCGCCTGGCGAGCGGAGAACTGATTGCGCCCTTTGGCGAGATGACGTTGAAATGCCACCAGCACTACTATGTGACGACGTTAGCGGGGCGCCAGTGGCCGAAAATCGACGCGTTTATTCACTGGCTGCAAAGCCTGGTGCGCTGA